The genomic stretch CCCTGCGCAGTTTCGGACGCGAAGAAGTCATCTTCAGGAATTGATCCCTCACTCTCCGGGCCTTTCCCCTCTCTGCTTCGCAGCTTTTCAAGTCCCACGCGGGAAGAGAGGAAAGGGCAAACCATAGAGCGGCCCAATCAACAAAACCGCTCAATCAGACCGAAGGCCGTCGGGCGCGAAGCGCACGGGCCGGACGACGCGCACCCGGACGTTCAGAATATTCGGCCCTGCGGCCTTAAACCACTTCCCAAGGCCAATAAGCGCCCCTATCCCACCCCTGCCCAGTGCAACGCTAGCTCCCCCTGCCCTCTGGGTAGGGGGCGGGGGGGGTGGGTAACCAGGTAGCAACCTCAAACCCCGCCTCATCAACACCAAGCCGCAACATCGCCGCCCTTGCCGTTTCCGCCCCCCACAACATACTTGCCACAGCAAAAGCCGCGTGCAGGGCCGGAAGCCCACTGGGCGTACTCCACAAAGTGCCGTCCTGCACCACTTCCCCAGCGCGAACATCAGCGGGCTCGTACCCCCACACGGTATCTACCAGTTCCGGGGGGCTGCCGACCACGCGGTTTTTCAACAGGCCACTTTCCCCGGCCAGGAGAAGGCCGCTGCCACTGACGGCGGTGGGCAGGTCACGGTGCGTTTGCAGGAAGGTCTTGAGGAGGGGGTCGCGCGCCGCTTTGGCAGCGCCGGGGCCGCCTGGCAGAAAGAGCGCGGCCGGTTCGGGCAACGCGGCGTACAGGACGTGTGGGGTAGTGACCAGCCCGCCGGCGGTGACGATGCTGGCGCGCGAGCGGTTGACGGTTTTGACGGCGTCGGCGCTGCCCCCACTTTTAGTGGCACACACACGGGCGAGGCTGAGCATGAGGCTCAGTTCGAGTTCGCTGACGCCGGCATACACAGGAATGGCGATGACTGGCCCGGCGTAGGGCTGTTCGGCCTCAGGGGGCGTGGGTTCAGTCATGGCCGAGGGGTTTCAGGCGGTACTCGCGGCGCGAGAGGGGCGGCCCGACATGACCGTGCTGAAGCAGGTGGTCGGCAGCTTCCTCGCTGAGGCGCTCAACTTTCAGGAGGTAGGCGTGGGCGGTGCCGGGCGAATCGAAGCGCCGGGGGTGCGGGTCGCCTTCGACAAGGAGGTCGAGCCAGCGAATCATAGTTCGCGCAGGTCTTCCCAGAGTTGCCAGCCGACCCCTTCGGGCGTGCTTTCCAGCAGGGGGCCAAGCGCGCCGCTGGCGGCCAGGGCATCCTCGTGCAGAGAGTCGTTGCTGGGGCGTTCCTCGTAAACTTTCAGCACGGTGAACTGGTAAAAGGCCTGCCCGGCGGTGGGCTCGCCGTTCTCAAAAAAGGCGAAGGGGGGCGTGACGTCGTCCCAGAGGACGTGGGCATTCTCGTCTTCGGGGGTGCGGGGCGTCAGGTCGAGTTCGCGCGGCAGGAATTGTTCGAGGTCGACGTCGGCGTCTGCGGGGTGCCACACGTACCCTTGGAGAAGGCGAATGGCTGCACGCTCGCCAGCCTGCGTTTGATCGGCACTCACGCCTAGCAGTTTACCGAACAACAGGCCGCGCCGACGAATCTATGAAGGAAGCGCCGTGAGTTAATGCCCGGTCGTGCGTCCGTAGAGCTTCAGGTACTGCTGGGCCGGGCCGCTCCAGCTGAAGTCGAGGGACATGGCCTGTTCGGTGCGGCGCGCCCAGTCGGCGGGTGGGGTGTTCAGGGCCGCGTTGCAGGCAATCGCCAGGGCCGTGGGTGTGGCCTCGCGGAAATGAAACCCCACGTCGTGTGGCACAGTGTCCACCAGGCCGCCGGTTTCCCGCACGACGGGCAGGGTGCCGTAGCGCATGGCGATCATCTGCGAGAGGCCGCACGGCTCGAAGCGGCTGGGCATGGCGAAGGCGTGCGCTCCGGCGTAGATGCGGTGCGAGAGGGGTTCGTTCATCCCCTGCGCGAAAGCCACGCGGGGGTGCTGCGCCCACCCGACAAGCGCGGCGGTCAGGAGGGGATCACCGCCGCCGAGCACCACGACGTTCCAGTCCTTGACCAGTTCCGGCAACGCTTCGATGAGAATGTCCATGCCTTTCTGCTCGGCGAGGCGGCTGACCGTGGCGAGGATGGGCGCCTCATCCAGCCCGAATTCCTGGCGTAAGGCGGTCGTGGCGGCCTGTTTGCCTTTCAGGTCGCTGAACGCGGGGATGTCCGGGTCGGTGCGGGGGTTCCAGCGTTCCTGATCGAGGCCGTTGATGATGCCGCTGAGCCGCCCTTCGATGCTCAGGCGCGTCAGCAACCCTTCGAGACCCTCTCCGTACTGCAGGGTGGTGATTTCCTGTGCGTAGGTGGGGCTGACGGTGGTGACCTGGTGGGCGAAATTCAGACCGCCTTTCATCAGGTTGACTTCGCCGTAGTATTCGAGGCCGTCGATGCTGTAAGCATGGTGGGGCAGGGCCGTCCAGGCGCGGCCTTCGTGCATGTTCCATTTGCCCTGGTACTGCAGGTTGTGGATGGTGAAGACGGTGCGCAGCTGCGCCAGGCTGGCCAGGGCCACCACCAGGGCGGCCTGCCAGTCGTGCCCGTGGAGGATGGTGGGCCGCAGCCCGAGACGCGCCAGCACGGGCAGTACCGCCCGCCCGAACATGCTGAAGCGGTACACGTCATCTTCGTGGTAAAGGCCGGGCCGGTCGAAGGGGGCCAGCCCGATGAACACGTAGCGCACGCCATCACGGCGTTCCTCAGCCACCCGGACTTCGCTGACATCACCGGGAAGTTCATTCAGTTCGCCGCGCCACACCTCAGACACCGTCCCGGACAGGGTGGCGTACCACGGGCTGACGACCGTGACTTCCGCGCCGGCCCGCGCCTGCTCGGCGGGGAGCGCCCCCAGAACGTCGCCCAGGCCACCGGAACGCGAATACGGGAACACTTCCGACGCCACGTGAACGACATGCATGCCCGCACTGTACTCCCCGATCTGCGCCCGGACGTCAAAACGTTTGAGCATTCACAAACGGATGAAAACAGGGGTAGGGAAAACGGCTGAGATGTCGGAAGAAATCCGTTCTGGACACCTCGACGCCTCACCTGCTTGACTTCTTGTATACATGACGGGGCTGGCACCCTTCCGGCGTACGCTGGGGCGTTTGACAAGCCTGACGGGCGTTGATACACTTCCCCTCGCCCTGATTCAGGGTGAAGGCCAGCAAGCTGTAGGGGCCTTTAGCTCAACGGTCAGAGCAGTCGGCTCATAACCGATTGGTTGCCGGTTCAAATCCGGCAAGGCCCACCAAGAACAATTCCCGGTCAGGGCGGTTAGCTCAGTGGTAGAGCATTCGCTTCACACGCGAAGGGTCGTAGGTTCAAGTCCTATACCGCCCACCAACAGAAGAGAAAAGCGTTCTAGACGGTAAATTACCCGAAAGGACGCTTTTCTGATTTTCACCCCTAGTCGTCCGGTCATACGGAAGGGGGAAAATATGAATATCAGGCAAGCTATAGAGGCGTTCCAGTTGGAACATAAAGCGCGTGGTAGTCGTCCCAGAACGGTGGAATGGCATGGGGAAGTGCTGGGAATCCTGCTGAGACCCATGCTGGACGCTGAGGTTTCAACGCTGGACGTGTTCAAGGTGAACGAGGTACTGAACAGGGACGTGAAACCTAATACCCTCGCCAACTACGAAAGGTCATTACGGGCGTTCACCAACTGGCTTATTGGCGTGGAAGTCCTTCAACGCGACCCGTTCAAGGGCAAGAAACGCGTCAAACAGGTGTTTGAAGCCAAGCGCACCCTTTCCCACGTTGAAATTCAGGCACTTTTCAGGGAAGTGAAGGCCATTCCCCGGTGTCAGTCTCGCAACATGGCGCTTCTCGCGTTGTTCCTCGACACGGGCTTACGCGCTGCTGAGGTTGCCCGTCTGAGGCTTTCTGACGTGGATTGGGACACGGGAACCCTGAAAGTGGACGGTAAAACCGGGCCGGGAACAGTGGCATTTGGCAGG from Deinococcus fonticola encodes the following:
- a CDS encoding transcriptional regulator is translated as MTEPTPPEAEQPYAGPVIAIPVYAGVSELELSLMLSLARVCATKSGGSADAVKTVNRSRASIVTAGGLVTTPHVLYAALPEPAALFLPGGPGAAKAARDPLLKTFLQTHRDLPTAVSGSGLLLAGESGLLKNRVVGSPPELVDTVWGYEPADVRAGEVVQDGTLWSTPSGLPALHAAFAVASMLWGAETARAAMLRLGVDEAGFEVATWLPTPPAPYPEGRGS
- a CDS encoding DUF3208 domain-containing protein, which translates into the protein MLGVSADQTQAGERAAIRLLQGYVWHPADADVDLEQFLPRELDLTPRTPEDENAHVLWDDVTPPFAFFENGEPTAGQAFYQFTVLKVYEERPSNDSLHEDALAASGALGPLLESTPEGVGWQLWEDLREL
- a CDS encoding glycogen synthase; this translates as MHVVHVASEVFPYSRSGGLGDVLGALPAEQARAGAEVTVVSPWYATLSGTVSEVWRGELNELPGDVSEVRVAEERRDGVRYVFIGLAPFDRPGLYHEDDVYRFSMFGRAVLPVLARLGLRPTILHGHDWQAALVVALASLAQLRTVFTIHNLQYQGKWNMHEGRAWTALPHHAYSIDGLEYYGEVNLMKGGLNFAHQVTTVSPTYAQEITTLQYGEGLEGLLTRLSIEGRLSGIINGLDQERWNPRTDPDIPAFSDLKGKQAATTALRQEFGLDEAPILATVSRLAEQKGMDILIEALPELVKDWNVVVLGGGDPLLTAALVGWAQHPRVAFAQGMNEPLSHRIYAGAHAFAMPSRFEPCGLSQMIAMRYGTLPVVRETGGLVDTVPHDVGFHFREATPTALAIACNAALNTPPADWARRTEQAMSLDFSWSGPAQQYLKLYGRTTGH
- a CDS encoding tyrosine-type recombinase/integrase, whose product is MNIRQAIEAFQLEHKARGSRPRTVEWHGEVLGILLRPMLDAEVSTLDVFKVNEVLNRDVKPNTLANYERSLRAFTNWLIGVEVLQRDPFKGKKRVKQVFEAKRTLSHVEIQALFREVKAIPRCQSRNMALLALFLDTGLRAAEVARLRLSDVDWDTGTLKVDGKTGPGTVAFGRQTHKLLRRYVTHARKSLDPHLFVFDGNPVTSASLSRWAKRLGQRAGLGDDVGCHTFRRTFATLCISNGMDFYSLQRAMRHSTPAMTQRYINLDFSHVRRQIDRAGPLAGLVLPD